In one Corallococcus sp. EGB genomic region, the following are encoded:
- a CDS encoding serine/threonine-protein kinase, protein MQLGKYQLMRKLATGGMAEVFLAKAAGPRGFEKTLVLKRILPHLAEDEAFVEMFLGEAQLAARLDHPNVVQIFDFGEVDGSYFLAMEYIDGPTLRRLIKRSLELKQPLPPGVCAKMVAAAAEGLAFAHELADPETGAPLGLVHRDISPENVLVSRQGAVKVVDFGIAKVAGQGHRTATGVVKGKVAYMPPEQLQARAMDGRVDVYALGIVLYELLTGRRPFEATTDVSMMQAILFEPFVPAVTRRPDLPEAMQRILEKALAKDREQRYPDCRAFQADLERFVLSLGEPVGAYQIARLVAQVMEGVEGAPAAPTPAKGRDAAARAAEAATTPMPGRAGTAWAPLPSRASMDVPSVTAPSADMPSSRFDAATDPATPSAGSLLPEASASRAPRVQKPPAAAPPAPVDGAGAPRRKWVGAAVAVSVVGILGGLALMGRGEKAAPVMAPAPLVRKDDAPVKPPEPKVTPAVPEPRVEPEPLASVDSGTPVAEIEVKPEEVAPPVTPTPPSTVAVKPATTHTSTPPVRRPPPQTRRELPKGKVEFRVRPFGTVYLDGKSLGQTPFAAVDVTEGSHQVRVVNKDLGKDVTRAFEVKAGQDNVFKLNLAAE, encoded by the coding sequence ATGCAATTGGGGAAGTACCAGCTGATGCGGAAGCTCGCCACGGGTGGCATGGCGGAGGTGTTCCTCGCGAAGGCGGCGGGGCCGCGCGGCTTCGAGAAGACGCTGGTGCTCAAGCGCATCCTGCCGCACCTGGCGGAGGACGAGGCGTTCGTTGAGATGTTCCTGGGCGAGGCGCAGCTGGCCGCCCGGCTGGACCACCCGAACGTGGTGCAGATCTTCGACTTCGGCGAGGTGGACGGCAGCTACTTCCTGGCGATGGAGTACATCGACGGGCCCACGCTGCGCCGGCTCATCAAGCGCTCCCTGGAGCTGAAGCAGCCGCTGCCCCCGGGCGTGTGCGCGAAGATGGTGGCCGCCGCGGCGGAGGGGCTCGCGTTCGCGCACGAGCTGGCGGACCCGGAGACGGGGGCGCCGCTGGGGCTGGTGCACCGGGACATCAGTCCGGAGAACGTGCTGGTGTCGCGGCAGGGCGCGGTGAAGGTGGTGGACTTCGGCATCGCGAAGGTGGCGGGGCAGGGGCACCGCACGGCGACGGGGGTGGTGAAGGGCAAGGTGGCGTACATGCCGCCGGAGCAGCTCCAGGCGAGGGCCATGGATGGGCGCGTGGACGTGTACGCGCTGGGCATCGTGCTCTACGAGCTGCTCACCGGGAGGCGCCCGTTCGAGGCGACGACGGACGTGAGCATGATGCAGGCCATCCTCTTCGAGCCGTTCGTGCCCGCGGTGACGCGCCGGCCGGACCTGCCGGAGGCGATGCAGCGCATCCTGGAGAAGGCGCTCGCGAAGGACCGGGAGCAGCGCTACCCGGACTGCCGCGCGTTCCAGGCGGACCTGGAGCGCTTCGTGCTGTCGCTGGGCGAGCCGGTGGGCGCGTACCAGATTGCGCGGCTGGTGGCGCAGGTGATGGAGGGCGTGGAGGGTGCGCCCGCCGCGCCTACGCCCGCGAAGGGGCGGGATGCGGCGGCCCGTGCGGCGGAGGCCGCGACGACGCCCATGCCGGGCCGGGCGGGCACGGCGTGGGCGCCGTTGCCCTCGCGAGCGTCCATGGACGTGCCCTCGGTGACGGCGCCCAGCGCGGACATGCCGTCGAGCCGGTTCGACGCGGCGACGGACCCCGCGACACCGTCCGCGGGGAGCCTCCTGCCGGAGGCCTCCGCGTCGCGGGCTCCGCGCGTTCAGAAGCCTCCCGCTGCCGCGCCGCCAGCGCCGGTTGACGGGGCGGGGGCGCCCCGGCGGAAGTGGGTGGGAGCGGCGGTGGCGGTGAGCGTGGTGGGGATCCTGGGTGGACTGGCGCTGATGGGGCGCGGGGAGAAGGCCGCTCCGGTGATGGCGCCCGCTCCGCTGGTCCGGAAGGACGACGCACCCGTGAAGCCGCCGGAGCCGAAGGTGACGCCGGCCGTGCCTGAGCCGCGCGTGGAGCCAGAGCCCCTCGCCTCCGTGGACAGCGGCACGCCGGTGGCTGAGATCGAGGTGAAGCCCGAGGAGGTGGCTCCGCCTGTGACGCCGACACCTCCGTCCACGGTCGCCGTGAAGCCCGCGACGACCCACACGAGCACGCCGCCCGTTCGCCGACCGCCTCCTCAGACTCGCCGCGAGCTGCCCAAGGGAAAGGTGGAGTTCCGCGTCCGTCCGTTCGGCACGGTGTACCTGGACGGCAAGAGCCTGGGACAGACGCCCTTCGCCGCCGTGGATGTGACGGAGGGCTCACATCAGGTGCGCGTCGTGAACAAGGACCTGGGCAAGGACGTGACCCGCGCCTTCGAGGTGAAGGCGGGGCAGGACAACGTCTTCAAGCTCAACCTCGCGGCGGAGTGA
- a CDS encoding DNA polymerase IV, producing MRAILHVDMDAFYASVEQRDNPALRGKPVIVGGHAQRGVVVAASYEVRPFGVRSAMPMARAVKQAPHAIVVKPRFSAYAEASEQVFAIFERYTPLIEPLSLDEAFLDVTASVGLFGAAADIAKRIRQEIAHELKLPASAGIATAKFVAKIASDLAKPNGQREVRPEETVAFLAGLPVSRLWGVGPKTEEAMKRAGLVTIGDVAARDVDWLEERFGAASAKHLWELSHGLDARDVVPDRAAKSVGAEDTFDEDLTGLEALKPHVHAQALRVARRLRRAALKGRVVQLKLKFADFTLITRRVTLREATDDGQALYRAALELLERAHEGKPLRLTGVSVQLDEDEPQLGLFPAAEARSSKLNEAMDRIAARFGSKAITMADIAGAEASDDAPHRSEKPVEKPKR from the coding sequence ATGCGAGCCATCCTCCACGTGGACATGGACGCCTTCTATGCGTCCGTCGAGCAGCGCGACAACCCGGCCCTGCGGGGCAAGCCGGTCATCGTCGGCGGGCATGCACAGCGCGGCGTGGTGGTGGCCGCGTCCTATGAGGTGCGTCCCTTCGGGGTGCGCAGCGCGATGCCCATGGCGAGGGCGGTGAAGCAGGCGCCGCACGCCATCGTGGTGAAGCCGCGCTTCTCCGCCTACGCGGAGGCCAGCGAGCAGGTGTTCGCCATCTTCGAGCGGTACACGCCGCTGATTGAACCCCTGTCGCTGGACGAGGCCTTCCTGGACGTCACCGCCTCGGTGGGGCTGTTCGGCGCGGCGGCGGACATCGCGAAGCGGATCCGCCAGGAGATTGCCCACGAGCTGAAGCTGCCGGCGTCCGCGGGCATCGCGACGGCGAAGTTCGTGGCGAAGATCGCCTCCGACCTGGCGAAGCCCAACGGCCAGCGCGAGGTGCGCCCGGAGGAGACGGTGGCGTTCCTCGCCGGGCTGCCGGTGTCGCGGCTGTGGGGCGTGGGGCCCAAGACGGAAGAGGCGATGAAGCGCGCGGGGCTCGTCACCATTGGGGACGTGGCGGCGCGCGACGTGGACTGGCTGGAGGAGCGCTTCGGCGCGGCGAGCGCGAAGCACCTGTGGGAGCTGTCGCACGGCCTCGACGCGCGGGACGTGGTGCCGGACCGGGCGGCCAAGAGCGTGGGCGCGGAGGACACCTTCGACGAGGACCTGACGGGCCTGGAGGCGCTCAAGCCGCACGTGCACGCGCAGGCCCTGCGGGTGGCCCGGCGGCTGCGGCGCGCGGCGCTCAAGGGGCGCGTGGTGCAGCTCAAGCTGAAGTTCGCGGACTTCACGCTCATCACCCGGCGCGTCACGCTGCGCGAGGCCACGGACGACGGCCAGGCCCTCTACCGCGCGGCGCTGGAGCTGCTGGAGCGCGCGCACGAGGGCAAGCCCCTGCGGCTCACCGGCGTGAGCGTGCAACTGGACGAGGACGAGCCCCAGCTGGGGTTGTTCCCGGCGGCGGAGGCCCGGTCGTCCAAGCTGAACGAGGCGATGGACCGCATCGCGGCCCGCTTCGGCAGCAAGGCCATCACCATGGCGGACATCGCGGGGGCGGAGGCGTCGGATGACGCCCCGCACCGCTCCGAGAAGCCCGTGGAGAAGCCGAAGCGGTAG
- a CDS encoding RluA family pseudouridine synthase, with the protein MTTTTTHTLTVDAPKAGQRVDLFVGEALGLSRARLKRLFEEGQVRVDGRTAKKGLTVTAGQKVAVTVEEAPREAVPDTELPLAVLHEDEALLFVDKPAGRPSHPLQPGETGTVANALVARFPEVARASQDPREGGLCHRLDVETSGVLVAARTREAWTAVREAFSTRAVDKRYLALVTGPLADEGEVEVPLRHHPRHPDRVEPAPYGAEDAREALSHFQVLARAGDYSLVEVKILTGVLHQVRAHLAGVGAPLVGDALYGGREAPELGRFFLHARSLTVPHPVTKQPVKVESPLPPDLVAELARHGLSWPVAR; encoded by the coding sequence GTGACCACGACGACGACGCACACCCTCACCGTGGACGCCCCGAAGGCGGGCCAGCGGGTGGACCTGTTCGTGGGCGAGGCCCTGGGCCTGTCCCGCGCGCGCCTGAAGCGCCTCTTCGAGGAAGGCCAGGTGCGCGTGGACGGCCGCACCGCGAAGAAGGGGCTTACCGTCACCGCCGGCCAGAAGGTCGCCGTGACGGTGGAGGAGGCCCCGCGCGAGGCCGTGCCCGACACGGAGCTCCCGCTCGCCGTCCTGCACGAGGACGAGGCCCTGCTCTTCGTGGACAAGCCCGCCGGCCGGCCCTCGCACCCGCTGCAGCCGGGCGAGACGGGCACGGTGGCCAACGCCCTGGTGGCGCGCTTCCCGGAGGTCGCGCGGGCGTCCCAGGACCCGCGCGAGGGTGGCCTGTGCCACCGGCTGGACGTGGAGACGTCCGGCGTCCTCGTCGCGGCCCGCACGCGTGAAGCGTGGACCGCCGTGCGCGAGGCCTTCAGCACCCGCGCGGTGGACAAGCGCTACCTCGCGCTGGTGACGGGTCCGCTGGCGGACGAGGGCGAGGTGGAGGTCCCGCTGCGCCACCACCCGCGCCACCCGGACCGCGTGGAGCCCGCCCCCTACGGCGCCGAGGACGCCCGCGAGGCGCTGTCCCACTTCCAGGTGCTGGCCCGCGCCGGGGACTACAGCCTCGTGGAGGTGAAGATCCTGACGGGCGTGCTGCACCAGGTGCGCGCGCACCTGGCGGGCGTGGGCGCGCCGCTCGTGGGGGATGCGCTCTACGGTGGCCGCGAGGCGCCGGAGCTGGGACGGTTCTTCCTGCACGCCCGCTCGCTCACCGTGCCGCATCCGGTGACGAAGCAGCCCGTGAAGGTGGAGAGCCCGCTGCCGCCGGACCTGGTGGCGGAGCTGGCGCGGCACGGGCTGTCGTGGCCGGTCGCCCGCTAG
- a CDS encoding MopE-related protein, translating into MRAGLAWTLGLLLLCGCTVPGDDEVLLRRFCSNTGRDFQDATLRLTDPAACDRGMEVEVRSGTFRPGCVQVSLQGGDKRRIAATQLSGPTQVTPEQPRGLRVLLSEAQGTTFWLLAEAFASNACDGAPTTKVLRFVDLPQARVHRVQLDVSQSDEDGDGYPSIATGGTDCDDTNADIHPGATELCDGVDNNCVDGEADAPGMRTWYVDRDGDGYGEAVMACVEPAERLADQGGDCDDQDASVHPGQSEFRCDGRDDNCDGAKDEDLPIQDWYRDADGDGYGDVTQAVSGCAPPPGHVAIATDCDDTRADIHPGLPETRDLRDNNCNGAIDEWLTPGPRMAATQRTNLALTPSGTVWGWGSSVYQLQGDRADYTHPGRIHESMLSHVSALATGLIHALALMQDGTVMAWGDNLYGQLGLGNRAPPVSSPQQVPGLTNVVAVAAGEFHSLALTRDGTVWAWGRNDSGQLGDGTRDLRVAPVRVPGLTGVMALAATSDRSLALRADGTVWRLDSPAIGALPSRVPGLTGVAAIAATASSDLALKADGTLWAWGRDLTKAPPQQLTGIATVVTLATGGDHALALKQDGTVWAWGANSSGQLGDGTTTERKQPVQLPGLTDVASLAAGSEHSLAVKKDGSVWGWGFNADGLIDDSSMDVLAPKQITGPGALN; encoded by the coding sequence ATGAGGGCCGGGCTCGCGTGGACGCTGGGGCTGCTGTTGCTGTGCGGCTGCACCGTGCCGGGTGACGACGAGGTCCTCCTGCGGAGGTTCTGTTCGAACACCGGACGGGACTTCCAGGACGCGACGCTCCGGCTGACGGATCCGGCGGCGTGCGACCGGGGCATGGAGGTGGAGGTCCGGAGCGGGACCTTCCGCCCCGGGTGCGTCCAGGTCTCGCTCCAGGGTGGAGACAAGCGGCGGATTGCCGCCACCCAGTTGTCGGGGCCCACGCAGGTCACTCCGGAGCAACCGCGCGGCCTGCGCGTCCTGCTCTCAGAGGCGCAGGGGACCACGTTCTGGCTCCTGGCGGAGGCCTTCGCGAGCAATGCCTGCGACGGTGCTCCCACCACGAAGGTCCTGCGCTTCGTCGACCTCCCCCAGGCCAGGGTGCACCGCGTCCAGCTCGACGTGTCCCAGAGTGACGAGGACGGAGATGGCTACCCGTCCATCGCCACGGGGGGGACGGACTGCGACGACACGAACGCGGACATCCATCCGGGCGCCACCGAGTTGTGCGACGGCGTGGACAACAACTGCGTGGACGGCGAGGCGGACGCCCCGGGCATGCGGACGTGGTACGTGGACCGGGACGGGGATGGCTACGGCGAAGCCGTGATGGCGTGCGTGGAGCCCGCGGAGCGGTTGGCGGACCAGGGCGGCGACTGCGACGATCAGGACGCCTCCGTCCATCCCGGACAGAGCGAGTTCCGGTGCGACGGCCGCGACGACAACTGCGATGGCGCGAAGGATGAAGACCTGCCCATCCAGGACTGGTACCGGGACGCGGATGGAGACGGCTATGGAGACGTGACCCAGGCCGTCTCGGGTTGCGCACCGCCGCCGGGCCATGTGGCCATCGCCACGGATTGCGATGACACCCGCGCGGACATCCATCCCGGGCTCCCTGAAACCCGGGACCTCAGGGACAACAACTGCAACGGCGCCATCGACGAGTGGCTCACCCCAGGCCCGCGCATGGCCGCCACGCAGCGAACCAACCTCGCCCTGACGCCCTCGGGAACGGTCTGGGGATGGGGGAGCAGCGTCTACCAGCTCCAGGGAGACCGCGCCGACTACACCCATCCCGGCCGGATCCACGAATCCATGCTCAGCCACGTCTCCGCGCTTGCCACCGGCCTGATTCATGCGTTGGCCCTGATGCAAGACGGGACGGTCATGGCGTGGGGAGACAACCTTTACGGACAACTGGGGCTGGGAAACAGGGCTCCGCCCGTCTCGTCACCCCAACAGGTCCCCGGCCTCACCAATGTCGTCGCAGTGGCCGCTGGAGAGTTCCATTCCCTGGCGCTCACGCGCGATGGCACCGTGTGGGCCTGGGGCAGGAACGATTCGGGGCAGCTGGGTGACGGGACTCGGGACCTGCGAGTGGCTCCGGTCAGGGTCCCGGGTTTGACAGGCGTCATGGCCCTCGCCGCGACGAGTGACAGGTCGCTTGCCCTGAGAGCCGATGGCACGGTCTGGCGGCTCGACAGCCCAGCCATCGGGGCCCTCCCCTCGAGGGTTCCCGGGCTGACGGGCGTCGCGGCAATCGCAGCAACCGCCTCGTCTGACCTGGCCTTGAAGGCGGATGGAACGCTCTGGGCATGGGGAAGGGACCTCACCAAGGCCCCACCCCAACAGCTCACGGGCATCGCCACCGTGGTGACCCTCGCGACTGGCGGCGACCATGCGCTCGCGCTCAAGCAGGACGGAACGGTCTGGGCATGGGGTGCCAACTCCAGCGGCCAGCTTGGAGACGGGACCACCACGGAACGCAAGCAGCCGGTACAGCTCCCCGGACTGACCGACGTCGCCTCCCTGGCCGCGGGCAGTGAGCATTCCCTGGCCGTGAAGAAGGACGGCAGCGTCTGGGGTTGGGGTTTCAACGCCGATGGGCTGATCGACGATTCGTCGATGGATGTCCTTGCCCCCAAGCAGATCACAGGTCCGGGGGCTTTGAACTGA
- the pcnB gene encoding polynucleotide adenylyltransferase PcnB, protein MSSPLELTGSEERSERTEAQVHADSAEHPSEHATPVRASEAPVEPPDAVDAAEDDGFDDDDDAEDAGPEVSDEILRATEALKAAEAEDAQAAAEAGDEAEEPEAVILEPEPEPAANEPELHAPTTTRTGEPAEINPDEMDPDALKVVLRLHQHGHQAYLVGGCVRDLLLGRKPKDFDVATSAHPGEVRAIFRNCRLIGRRFRLAHVYFKGGKIVEVSTFRANPTELEPAAGGAEEGQSGEDLLITHDNVFGTAQQDARRRDFTINGLFYDASEGRVIDYVRGRRDLDERFIRTIGDPEIRMREDPVRILRAVRFAAKLDLDIESRTYAAMEGAVEDLPRCAPARLLEETFRLIRGGVSAPALKLLAALDALKILLPPVDAYLREHGKEGEKTFYAFAQALDKRVSAGEVLDDAILLATLLVPISRAQPPPDDSQDDGRASVSRVIEDLLAGFVESARLPRRIAERCRMLLLMQRTLTGERRRKTGAFRRHPLFNEALAVYAMTVEATGEGREALEAWQAGEVPPPRAGASAGGDADGPRRKRRRRRRRRGNGSAEGSSAGSDRPASSGSDAGEG, encoded by the coding sequence ATGTCTTCCCCCCTGGAACTGACGGGCTCCGAGGAGCGCTCCGAGCGCACCGAGGCCCAGGTGCACGCGGACTCCGCCGAGCACCCCAGCGAACACGCAACCCCTGTCCGGGCCTCCGAGGCCCCGGTGGAACCCCCCGATGCCGTGGACGCGGCGGAGGACGACGGGTTCGACGACGATGACGACGCCGAGGACGCCGGCCCCGAGGTCAGCGACGAAATCCTGCGCGCTACCGAGGCCTTGAAGGCCGCGGAGGCGGAGGACGCGCAGGCCGCCGCCGAGGCGGGCGACGAGGCCGAGGAGCCCGAGGCCGTCATCCTGGAGCCGGAGCCCGAGCCCGCCGCGAACGAGCCGGAGCTGCACGCGCCCACGACCACCCGCACGGGCGAGCCCGCGGAGATCAACCCGGACGAGATGGATCCGGACGCGCTCAAGGTGGTGCTGCGGCTGCATCAGCACGGCCACCAGGCCTACCTGGTGGGCGGCTGCGTGCGCGACCTGCTGCTGGGCCGCAAGCCCAAGGACTTCGACGTGGCCACCAGCGCCCACCCGGGCGAGGTGCGCGCCATCTTCCGCAACTGCCGCCTCATCGGCCGGCGCTTCCGGCTGGCGCACGTCTACTTCAAGGGCGGGAAGATCGTGGAGGTGTCCACCTTCCGCGCGAACCCCACGGAGCTGGAGCCGGCGGCGGGCGGAGCGGAGGAGGGGCAGAGCGGCGAGGACCTCCTCATCACGCACGACAACGTCTTCGGCACCGCGCAGCAGGACGCGCGCCGCCGTGACTTCACCATCAACGGCCTGTTCTACGACGCGAGCGAAGGCCGGGTCATCGACTACGTGCGCGGCCGGCGCGACCTGGATGAGCGCTTCATCCGGACGATTGGCGACCCCGAAATCCGCATGCGCGAGGACCCGGTGCGCATCCTGCGCGCGGTGCGCTTCGCGGCGAAGCTGGACCTGGACATCGAGTCGCGCACGTACGCGGCGATGGAGGGCGCGGTGGAGGACCTGCCGCGCTGCGCGCCCGCGCGCCTGTTGGAGGAGACGTTCCGGCTCATCCGCGGCGGCGTGTCCGCTCCGGCGCTGAAGCTGCTGGCGGCGCTGGACGCGCTGAAGATTCTGCTGCCGCCCGTGGACGCGTACCTGCGCGAGCACGGCAAGGAAGGGGAGAAGACCTTCTACGCCTTCGCGCAGGCGCTGGATAAGCGCGTGTCGGCGGGCGAGGTGCTGGACGACGCCATCCTGCTGGCGACGCTGCTGGTGCCCATCAGCCGCGCGCAGCCGCCGCCGGATGACTCGCAGGACGACGGTCGCGCGTCGGTGTCGCGCGTCATCGAGGACCTGCTGGCGGGCTTCGTGGAGTCCGCGCGGCTGCCGCGCCGCATCGCCGAGCGCTGCCGCATGCTGCTCCTCATGCAGCGCACGCTGACCGGAGAGCGCCGCCGCAAGACGGGCGCCTTCCGCCGCCACCCGCTCTTCAACGAGGCGCTGGCCGTCTACGCGATGACGGTGGAGGCCACGGGCGAGGGCCGCGAGGCGCTGGAGGCCTGGCAGGCCGGTGAGGTGCCGCCGCCGCGCGCTGGTGCGAGCGCCGGTGGGGACGCGGACGGCCCCCGCCGCAAGCGCCGCCGCCGCCGTCGCCGCCGTGGCAATGGGAGCGCAGAGGGCAGCAGCGCGGGCTCGGACCGCCCGGCATCCTCCGGCTCCGACGCGGGCGAGGGGTAG
- a CDS encoding phosphatase domain-containing protein, with amino-acid sequence MSLPDRIDPRPPRRIYRWDLDKTYLQTDFESLRDLFRTAFQKAHEKVAVPGASALIRELAEQGDSRLCIVSGSPKQMRAVLEEKLKLDGVQWDEFVLKDNVGNLLRGRFRALRGQVGYKLPAILESRVNAPVEAEEVLFGDDAEADAFIYSLYADLIAGRVDERVLSQVLEAGGVYPDDAARVHEAWKKIPIADPVRRIFIHLDKLTPPAHFTPYGPRVVPIFNYFQAALVLLADGHLTAPQVLKIAVEMVQTAGHNIITLSNSFQDLLRRGLPLQQAAIALSQALEGPNALLNAMRPVPDILAAFSKRLAALGTQPPPPRVQAVDYVSLISHALPRTHKGRSLKPPT; translated from the coding sequence GTGAGCCTGCCGGACCGCATCGATCCGCGTCCCCCGCGCCGCATCTACCGGTGGGACCTGGACAAGACGTACCTCCAGACGGACTTCGAGTCGCTGCGGGACTTGTTCCGCACCGCGTTCCAGAAGGCCCATGAGAAGGTCGCCGTCCCGGGTGCGTCCGCCCTCATCCGCGAACTGGCGGAGCAGGGGGACTCGCGGCTGTGCATCGTGTCCGGCAGCCCCAAGCAGATGCGCGCGGTGCTGGAGGAGAAGCTCAAGCTGGACGGCGTCCAGTGGGACGAGTTCGTCCTCAAGGACAACGTGGGCAACCTGTTGCGCGGGCGCTTCCGGGCCCTGCGAGGGCAGGTGGGCTACAAGCTGCCCGCCATCCTGGAGAGCCGCGTCAACGCGCCGGTGGAGGCGGAGGAGGTGCTCTTCGGCGACGACGCGGAGGCGGACGCGTTCATCTACTCGCTCTACGCGGACCTCATCGCGGGCCGGGTGGACGAGCGCGTGCTGTCCCAGGTGCTGGAGGCGGGCGGGGTGTACCCGGACGACGCCGCCCGGGTGCACGAGGCGTGGAAGAAGATTCCCATCGCGGACCCGGTGCGGCGCATCTTCATCCACCTGGACAAGCTGACGCCGCCCGCGCACTTCACGCCCTACGGCCCGCGCGTGGTGCCCATCTTCAACTACTTCCAGGCGGCGCTGGTGCTGCTGGCGGACGGCCACCTCACGGCGCCGCAGGTGCTGAAGATCGCCGTGGAGATGGTGCAGACGGCGGGGCACAACATCATCACGCTGTCGAACTCGTTCCAGGACCTGCTGCGGCGCGGGCTGCCGCTGCAGCAGGCGGCCATCGCGCTGTCCCAGGCGCTGGAGGGGCCCAACGCGCTGCTCAACGCCATGCGCCCCGTGCCGGACATCCTGGCCGCGTTCAGCAAGCGCCTGGCCGCGCTGGGCACGCAGCCGCCCCCACCGCGCGTGCAGGCGGTGGACTACGTGTCGCTCATCTCCCACGCGCTGCCCCGGACCCACAAGGGGCGCTCCCTGAAGCCCCCGACCTGA
- a CDS encoding serine/threonine-protein kinase: MPPKAIGPYRVLETLGSGGAGTVYRALDRRSNDEVALKLLSTGGPSLDDRAARRLAREFETLADLSHPNVVKVFEAGVHAGQPYLAMELIEGLTLRHYLDVSFNDLHTPTPSSRFPLTVRRTADDDFGSEDGPDEDADDASEDDGTFDLNAFAEEAPSEDLASFHGAGDDDSDSDGMLLVDPRRAAPRTPQPPSRASPPKVADLNRPERMGKLKDAMLQVCEALAYIHGHGLVHRDLKPSNIMVDDDRQVRLMDFGLAKFLADDAGITADGKLVGTYRYMAPEQILGEPLDGRADLYSLGVILYELMSGRPPFDAKTPHELWRQVLETEPPPLLALNLHGDPQLARVAHRLIRKEPDDRFQTAEEVYEALSE; encoded by the coding sequence ATGCCCCCCAAGGCCATTGGTCCCTACCGCGTGCTGGAAACGCTCGGCAGTGGCGGGGCCGGGACCGTCTATCGGGCCCTGGACCGCCGCAGCAACGACGAGGTCGCGCTGAAGCTCCTGTCGACGGGTGGCCCGTCGCTGGACGACCGCGCGGCCCGGAGGCTCGCGCGCGAATTCGAGACGCTGGCGGACCTGTCCCACCCCAACGTCGTGAAGGTCTTCGAGGCCGGCGTCCACGCGGGCCAGCCGTACCTGGCCATGGAGCTCATCGAAGGGCTCACGCTGCGCCACTACCTGGACGTGAGCTTCAACGACCTGCACACGCCCACGCCCTCCTCGCGATTCCCGCTCACCGTGCGCCGCACCGCGGACGACGACTTCGGCAGCGAGGACGGCCCGGACGAGGACGCGGACGACGCCAGCGAGGACGACGGCACCTTCGACCTCAACGCCTTCGCGGAAGAAGCGCCCAGCGAGGACCTGGCCAGCTTCCACGGCGCCGGTGACGACGACTCGGACTCGGACGGGATGCTCCTGGTGGATCCGCGCCGCGCGGCCCCTCGCACGCCGCAGCCGCCGTCGCGCGCCTCGCCTCCGAAGGTGGCGGACCTCAACCGCCCGGAGCGCATGGGCAAGCTGAAGGACGCCATGCTCCAGGTGTGCGAGGCGCTGGCGTACATCCACGGCCACGGGCTGGTGCACCGCGACCTGAAGCCGTCCAACATCATGGTGGACGACGACCGCCAGGTGCGGCTGATGGACTTCGGCCTGGCGAAGTTCCTCGCGGATGACGCGGGCATCACCGCGGACGGCAAGCTGGTGGGCACCTACCGGTACATGGCCCCGGAGCAGATCCTGGGCGAACCGCTGGATGGGCGCGCGGACCTGTACAGCCTGGGCGTCATCCTGTACGAGCTGATGAGCGGGCGTCCGCCGTTCGACGCGAAAACGCCGCACGAGCTGTGGCGTCAGGTGCTGGAGACGGAACCTCCGCCGCTGCTCGCGCTCAACCTGCATGGCGACCCGCAGCTGGCGCGGGTGGCCCATCGCCTCATCCGCAAGGAGCCGGACGACCGGTTCCAGACGGCCGAGGAAGTCTACGAGGCCCTCTCCGAGTGA
- a CDS encoding secondary thiamine-phosphate synthase enzyme YjbQ, with the protein MKTLTEYLWFETKTRRELVRLTDTVAALVKKSGIQEGMVLVSAMHITAGVFVNDDEPGLHEDIWDWLQHLAPQGPDYRHHRTGEDNGDAHLKSMLVHHQVLIPVTAGKLDLGPWQQVFYAEFDGQRRKRVIVKVMGD; encoded by the coding sequence ATGAAGACCCTCACCGAATACCTCTGGTTCGAGACGAAAACCCGCCGCGAGCTGGTGCGGCTCACGGACACCGTGGCCGCCCTGGTGAAGAAGAGCGGCATCCAGGAGGGCATGGTGCTGGTGTCCGCCATGCACATCACCGCGGGCGTCTTCGTCAACGACGACGAGCCCGGCCTCCACGAGGACATCTGGGACTGGCTCCAGCACCTGGCGCCCCAGGGCCCCGACTACCGCCACCACCGCACCGGCGAGGACAACGGCGACGCGCATCTGAAATCCATGCTCGTCCACCATCAGGTGCTGATTCCCGTCACCGCCGGCAAGCTCGACCTGGGCCCGTGGCAGCAGGTCTTCTACGCGGAGTTCGACGGCCAGCGCCGCAAGCGCGTCATCGTCAAGGTGATGGGCGACTAG